The nucleotide sequence TGTGTTCGTAGATGTCGCAGCGGGCCCCGGTGCGATGGGTCGCCGGGTCGTAGCGCTGCGCTTCCGGCAGGACCGTGGGACAGTAGGTGCGGGTGCCGCCGAGCGTGCGGGTGGCCCGGTCCAGCGGCACGAAGGGCCCGGGCGCGACGCGCATGGCGCCGTTGAAGACGGTGTCGGTGTACAGGGTCTCCAGGTTCTGGATGCCGGCCACCTGCCGCTGCTGCTCGTTGCTGAAGGTGCCGGGGGCGGTCTGCAGGAAGTAGTTGCCGAGCAGCCGCATGTCCGTGATGGCGTACACCGTGGCAAAGCCCACCTCCGGGAAGCTGCAGCCCGGCAGGATGCCGTCGAGCAGGCCCGGGTAGTTGTCGGCGATCTGGTGCTGCTGGTAGGAGCCGCCCGAACAACCCCAGCCGATGGTGTAGCGCGGCCGGCCGTAGGCCTCGATGAAGCGTTCCTTCACCATCGCCATCGACTCCGCCGCCGTGAGGTCCTGGCAGTTGTTGCCGAACACGTTGAGCGAGGACGATGCGATGGCGTAGCCTTGCTGGAGGATGTTCGCGTCCAGCACGCCGCCCGTGGTGCTGCCCTGGCGGTACCAGCCTCCGGTGCAGCCGCCACCGAAGGTGTAGACCAGCTTGCCGTTCCAGCCCGCCGAGCGGGCGGCGGGCGAGGGCGTCGTGCCGTCGGCCGGGTTGTGCAGCACCGCCGTCTGGTAGATGGCACGGTTCACGGTACCCGTTTCCAGCCGCACCACGAAGGGGACGGTCCGCCCATCGGTGGTCGTGGTGGTGGCGGCATCGGCCGGCACGGCGTTTGGCGCCGGCAGCGGCGCGATGGTGCCTGCGGCCGTGCGGTAGACATAGTCCACCCGCGTGTCGGCCGAGCAGCTGGCGTCCTTGGCCGGGCCGAGGAACGGCCCGTCCGGGTACAGCCGGAAGGTCTGGGTCTCGCACACGAACGGCGTCTCTTGCGGGCCGCTGAACAGCGGGCCTGTGCGGGGATGGTTGACCACTCGCAGGGTCGTGCGGCCGGAGGCCTCGGTTCGGCCGTCCTCCACCAGCTCCAGCACGATCTCGTTCGCACCATTGGCCAAGCCGCTCACCAAGCCGACCGGCTTGCCGTCCGTCGGGTCCGGCGCAAAGCTCGCTGCCACCCGACTGCCATTGACGTTCACGCGCACACTGCTGCCGGCCGGTACATCGCCTTGCACCTTCAGCAAGACGTCGCCGCCCGTGACGCGATCGGCGCTGGTCGAGGAGAGCACCGCCGCTGTGATGGCGCGGCGCTCGGCATTCTCGTTGCCGCGGTCGTCACCGTCACCGCCGCCGCAGGACGCGAGCAACACCGCGGCGAATATGGCGGACAACTGGCCCGGCGCAACGCGGGCAGGCCGTCCACCGGAGATGGAGCGTTCCATGGGTTTGTCTCCTGTCGATGTTGTGGGGAAAGGTCTGGACACTAGTCCTTCGCTTCCGTGGGACAGGAGGGTGTTAACACCGGGGTACAAGGTGCTACTGGGGCCTGCACGACAGTGGGTAAGGCCCGCCGCGTGCGGGTCTGGGTCGATGCGCTGCACGGGGACGGCTGAGACGCGTTGCTTCGACTTGCATGGTTCACAGGCTCTAACACGTCGAGGTCCATGCGCTCAGGCAAGCGCAGCGCTCGGCAGCGCGAACACGGTGCGCAACTGGGCAGGCGCTCCTCGGTCGACATCGTGGCGCGCTATCTCGCACCCACGGTGCCCACGGCATCGGCGAGCGGCGCGTGAGCGCGGTTTCCCTCGCCTGACAGTCACGCTGGCGCCGCAAGGACACCTGCTCAGGGGGTCGTCTTCTTCTCGCCGCGCTTGTGCGATCCGGTCGGAGAGCCCGGATTGTTCTTCTTCTCGCCTCCTGCGGCGGACGACTTGCCGCCGTGGTTCGAGCCGGACTTTTTGCTGGGATGCGTCTTACCGCCTTTGGAGTCCTTGGTGGATTGCATGCTGGTGTCCAGTTCGTGATGCGCCCGCGAAAGCGGACAGATCTTCAATCTAGGAGACCCCGGGCAACGCGCGGTCGGGCGGTGGGCAGCTTTGCCGTAGGACGCCGCGCCGGCCAGGGACTTCGTTACCGCTGTGGCTCTGCGCATTGAGCTGAACGTATGCTCCCCCCATGCCCCGCACCGCCGTCATCGACTTCGAAACCACCGGCCTGTCGCCCACGCAGGGCGACCGCGCCACCGAGGTGGCCATCGTGCTGATGGAGGGCGACCGGGTGGTGGACCGGTTCCAGTCGCTGATGAACGCGGGCGTGCGCATCCCGCCCTTCATCGAGGCGTACACCGGCATCAGCAACGCCATGGTCGCCGGCGCGCCGCGGGCCGAGGCGGTGATGGCCGAGGCGGCGCGCTTCGTGGGCGACACGCCCCTGGTGGCGCACAACGCCTCGTTCGACCGGCGCTTCTGGCAATCCGAGCTGGCGCGCGCCGGGTGCCAGGCGCGGCAACCCTTTGCCTGCACCCTGCTGCTGTCGCGCCGGCTGTACCCACAGGCGCCCAGCCACAAGCTGGGCTCGTTGGCCGCTTTTCATGCGCTGCCCTCGTCGGGCCGCGCGCACCGGGCCCTGGCCGACGCCGAGGTGGCGGCCGCGCTGCTGGCGCAGATCCGCCACGACCTGCGGCGCCAGTACGGCATGGCCGAGTGCCGGCACGAGCTGCTGGTCCAGGTGCAGGGCGCGCCGCGCAAGTCCCTGCCCGCGGTGGTGGAGCGGTACCGGCAGGCGGGGTGAGGGACAAGGCGGCGTGCGGCGCCCCCACCCCGGCCCTCCCCCGGAGGGGGAGAGAGAGGAGCCGGCTGCGTCACGGCCCGGCCGTGGTGAACTGCGCCCAGCCACGCGCCCGCAGCTCGCAGGCCGGGCAGCTGCCGCAGCCATAGCCCCAGTCGTGACGGGTGGCGTGGTCGCCCAGGTAGCAGGTGTGCGTGCAGTCGCGCACCAAGTGCACCAGCGCGCCGCCGCCCAGCTCGTGGGCCAGCCGCCACGTGGCGGCCTTGTCAATCCACATCAGCGGCGTCTCGATAACCAGGCGCGTGTCCAGCCCCAGGCCCAGGGCGACCTGCAGCGCCTTGAGCGTGTCGTCGCGGCAGTCGGGATAACCGGAGTAGTCGGTCTCGCACATGCCGCCCACCAGCACCGACAGCCCGCGCCGGTACGCCAGGGCGGCGGCGTAGGTGAAGAAAAGGAGGTTGCGGCCGGGCACGAAGGTGTTGGGCAGGCCGCTCGCTTCGAACTCGATGGCCTTGTCGGCGGTGAGCGCGGTGTCGCTCAGCTGGCCCAGGGTGGGAAGCTGGAGCACATGGTCGGTACCGAGCCGGACGGCCCAATGCGGGAACCGCGCCTTCAGCTGGTCCAGAAAGCGCAGGCGCACCTCCAGCTCCACGCGGTGGCGCTGGCCGTAGTCGAAGCCGACGGTCTCCACGTGCTCGTACCGGTCCAGCGCCCAGGCCAGGCAGGTGGCGGAGTCCTGGCCGCCGGAGAAGAGGACGAGGACGCGGGTGTGGGGCATGGTGCGGGGGTCTACCGGACACCATGAAAAAGGAAAGTCCCGCTTTCGAATTTCATGCGTTGCTGCCTCTTCAATCGACCCGGTAGCGGGCGACCGCGTCCTCGTCCCAGACCATTCCCAGCCCGGGGCCCTGCGCGCTCACGCATCCGTCCTTCAGCGTGCAGGGCGACGCCAGGACCGCCGAGCCGAAGTCCATGAACTCCAGCCAGTCGCAGGTCGGCGTGACGGGCAGCACGTGGGCGCTGGCCTCGATGAACAGATGGCTGGACACCGGCATGGATGCGGCCTGGGCGGCGCCCATCACGCCCAGCCAGCCCGTGATGCCGCCGATCTTCATCAGGTCCGGCATCATGCGGTCGCAGGCGCGGGCGCTGACGGCCCGCTCGGCATCGCGGGCGAACCACCAGTTCTCGCCGGTCTGGATGGGGATGCGCGACTGCGCCCGCACCTGCGCATGGCCTTGCAGGTCCTCGGCGGCCACGGGCTCCTCCACCCACTCCAGGTCGAACGGCTCCAGCGCGCGGATGCGCCGGATCGCCTCGCCGGGCGCCAGGCTCTGGTTGTAGTCGACCATCAGCGCGATGCCGTCGCCGACGATGCGCCGCACCTCGCGGACGGTCGCCAGGTCGTGGGCCAGGTCGCCGCCGCCCAGCTTGATCTTGATGCCGCGAAAGCCCTGCGCCACCGAGCGCTCCAGCGCCGCGGCGTCGCGTGCCGGATCGACCAGGCCCCAGCTGTCGTAGGCGCGCACGGGCTGCGGCTGGCCGCCGAGCAGCCGCACCACGGGTTGCCCGGCGGCCTTGCCCAGGGCGTCCCAGCACGCCATGTCCAGGGTGGACAGCAGCATGCCCAGCAGGCCCTGCCGCCCCAGCAGGCGGAACTGCCGCTCCAGCTGCTGCTGCAGCGTGAACGGCACCACCGGCTGGCCGCGCAGAAGCGGTGCCAGCTGGCCGGCCAGCACGGACAGCGGCTGGAGCACCACGGGCGTGTAGGCGAACAGGTAGGCGCTGCCGGTGATGCCCTCGTCGGTGAGCACGTCCAGCAGCAGCAGCGGCGCGGCCTCGACCGCGCCCGACGCCGTGCGGACGGGCCGGACGAGGGGCGCGACCACGGCGCGGGCCTGCAGGTCCCGGAGGGTGAGGGGTTCCATGCGGCGCATCCTAGCCGGGCCCGGCGCCGCCGCCAACGCACAAAGCTGTGGATAGTTCCGGCACAACCGAGGGCTTATCCACAGCGGGGGCGGCGCGGCCGGAGTTGTTCATTTTGGCGGGACACCTCGGACGCTGGGCCGCGCACAGCTTTCAGGAGCACGCAAGTCCTTGCCGGCATTGGCTAAATTCCGGTTGTCCACACCCGGGTGCGGCCCTTACTACTACTACTAATTTGAAATAGAACTCTTAAGAGAGAAGACAAGGGCCAGCTTCTCCACAAAAGATTTCCGCGCGTCAGCGCGGCTGCGTAAGCTGCCGCAGCAGGGGGTGCTGGACCTTTTTCTCGCTGGTGATGGCGATGAAATGCTCCTCCACGCCGGCGCAGTCGCCCACATGGCGCACCCGCCAGCGCTGGCGCAGCTCGTCGTCCACCAGGGCCGCGGCCGGGAACACGCCCATGCCGCTGGCGCCGAAGGTCTTGAGCAAGGCGCTGTCCTCGAACTCGCCGACCACCCGCGGGCGGATGCCCTGCCGGTCGAACCAGTGGTCGAGGCGGTCGCGCACGGCCGTGTGGACGGTGGGCAGCAGCACCGGCACTTCGGCCAGCGACTGCGGAAAGCCTTTTTTCGCCTTGGCGTGCAGCGAGGCCTCGGCGTACCAGGCGATGGGCGAGGCGCCCAGGGCATGGCTGTACAGCTTGATGCTGGGGTTGGCCGGCGCCGGCCGGTCGGCGATCACCATGTCCAGGCGGTGCAGCGCCAGCTCGCCCAGCAGGTCGTCGAACTCGCCGTCGTGGCACAGCAGGCGCAGGTGCGGCGCGTGAATGATGGGGTCCAGCAGGTGGCGCACCGCCATCTTGGGCAGGCCGTCCGAGATGCCCACGGCCAGCCGCAGGCTGGGGGTGCTGGCCGCCTCGCGCACCAGGGTGGGCAGGGTCTCGCCCAGCTGGAAGATCTGGTCGGCCTGGTGCAGCGCGGCGCGGCCGGCCTCGGTCAGCGCCAGGCCGCGGCCGGCCGGCTTGAACAGGGCATGGCCTAGCGCTCGCTCCAGCTCGCGCACCTGGGCGCTGACGGTCTGCACCGCCATGCCCAGCCGGTCGGCGGCGCGGGTGACGCCGCCTTCCTTGGCCACGACCCAGAAGTAGTACAGGTGGCGATAGCTGAACGGGGTGCTCATGCGCGGCTTTCGCAAAGCTTCGGTTTTTCGGGAGGGTCCGTTCGAGATTGTCCGCTTTTTCCATCGGACGGATCCGCCTATCGTCTGCCCCCATGGAAACGATCGCACCCCTCTGGCTGTGGGCCACCTTCACCGGCATCGTGCTGGTGTCCCTGTTCGTGGACTTCGTCGTGCTGCGCAAGCAGGGCGCGCACGAGATCGGCGTCAAGGAGGCGCTGAACTGGTCGCTGGTGTGGGTGGCGCTGAGCTTCGTGTTCAACGGCCTGCTGTGGTGGGCGGTGAAGGACAGCACCGGCTCCAACGACCTGGCCACCGAGAAGTCGCTGGAGTTCCTCACCGGCTACCTGATCGAGAAGTCGCTGGCGGTGGACAACATCTTCGTGTTCCTGCTGATCTTCACCTACTTCGCGGTGCCGCCGGCCTACCAGAAGCGGGTGCTGATGATCGGCATCATCGGCGCCATCGTGCTGCGCACGGTGATGATCCTGGTGGGCGGCTGGCTGCTGGCGCAGTTCCACTGGATCCTGTACGTCTTCGGCGCCTTCCTCATCCTCACCGGCGTCAAGATGTGGTGGGCCGCGGGCAAGGAGCCGGCGCTCGACGAGAACCCGGCGCTCAAGCTGCTGCGCCGCGTGCTGCCGGTCAGCCGCGGCTTCGACGGCGAGAAATTCTTCACCCTCGAGAACGGCAAGAGGATCGCCACGCCGCTCTTCATGGTGATCTGCATGGTGGCCTTCACCGACGTGATCTTCGCGGTGGACTCCATCCCCGCCATCTTCGCCATCACGTCCGACCCGTTCATCGTGCTGACCAGCAACATCTTCGCCATCCTGGGCCTGCGCGCCATGTACTTCCTGCTGGCGGCGGTGGCGGCCAAGTTCCATTTGCTCAACTACGGGTTGGCGGTGATCCTGGTGTTCATCGGCACCAAGATGTGCCTGATCGACGTCTACAAGATCCCGGTGGGCGTGTCGCTGGGCGTGGTGGTGGGCATCCTGGCCCTGACCATGTGGCTGAGCGTGCGCAGCGCGGGGGGGCAGCCGGCCGAGCGCTGAGCCTGAGGCGGGCGCCTATCATCGGCCCGTTCATCACGGGAGGTGGCATGGGCGTTCTGATCCTGGGCTTGGTGCTGTTCCTGGGTGCGCACTCGGCGCGCATCGTGGCCGACGGCTGGCGCACGCGGACCCTCGTGCGTACCGGCAAGAAGGCGTGGAAGGGCGTGTACTCGCTGATCTCGCTGGCCGGCCTGGTGCTCATCGTCTGGGGCTACGGGCTGGCCCGGCAGCAGCCGGTGGTGCTGTGGACCCCGCCGCGCGGCATGAACCACCTCGCGGCGCTGCTGATGCTGGTGTCCTTCGTGCTGCTGGTGGCGGCCTACGTGCCGGGCAATGCGATCCGCCGGCGGCTGCAGCATCCCATGGTGCTGGGCGTCAAGGTCTGGGCCCTGGCGCACCTGCTGGCCAACGGCACGCTGGCCGACGTGGTGCTGTTCGGCGCTTTCCTGGTGTGGGCGGTGCTGGATTTCCGCTCGGCGCGGCGCCGGCCATTGGCGGGGCATCGGGAGGCCAGCCCTCACCCCGGCCCAGGGGGAGAGGGAGCGAAGACCGGCATCGCGATGGCGGGTGGGGTGGTGCTGTGGGCCGTGTTCGCGTTCTGGGCCCACGGCTGGCTGTTCGGGGTGCGGCCGCTGGGGTGAGGTGCTCGCTACACTTTGCCCACCCATGCACCCGCTTATCGATCAGAAACGCGCCGAGATCCTCGGTATCTGCCGCCGGCACCCTGTCCGCCGGTTGGAGGTGTTCGGCTCGGCGGCCCGCGGGTGGGACTTCGACCCGGCCACTAGCGACGCCGACTT is from Ramlibacter tataouinensis TTB310 and encodes:
- a CDS encoding NnrU family protein, whose translation is MGVLILGLVLFLGAHSARIVADGWRTRTLVRTGKKAWKGVYSLISLAGLVLIVWGYGLARQQPVVLWTPPRGMNHLAALLMLVSFVLLVAAYVPGNAIRRRLQHPMVLGVKVWALAHLLANGTLADVVLFGAFLVWAVLDFRSARRRPLAGHREASPHPGPGGEGAKTGIAMAGGVVLWAVFAFWAHGWLFGVRPLG
- a CDS encoding LysR family transcriptional regulator — encoded protein: MSTPFSYRHLYYFWVVAKEGGVTRAADRLGMAVQTVSAQVRELERALGHALFKPAGRGLALTEAGRAALHQADQIFQLGETLPTLVREAASTPSLRLAVGISDGLPKMAVRHLLDPIIHAPHLRLLCHDGEFDDLLGELALHRLDMVIADRPAPANPSIKLYSHALGASPIAWYAEASLHAKAKKGFPQSLAEVPVLLPTVHTAVRDRLDHWFDRQGIRPRVVGEFEDSALLKTFGASGMGVFPAAALVDDELRQRWRVRHVGDCAGVEEHFIAITSEKKVQHPLLRQLTQPR
- a CDS encoding enolase C-terminal domain-like protein — its product is MEPLTLRDLQARAVVAPLVRPVRTASGAVEAAPLLLLDVLTDEGITGSAYLFAYTPVVLQPLSVLAGQLAPLLRGQPVVPFTLQQQLERQFRLLGRQGLLGMLLSTLDMACWDALGKAAGQPVVRLLGGQPQPVRAYDSWGLVDPARDAAALERSVAQGFRGIKIKLGGGDLAHDLATVREVRRIVGDGIALMVDYNQSLAPGEAIRRIRALEPFDLEWVEEPVAAEDLQGHAQVRAQSRIPIQTGENWWFARDAERAVSARACDRMMPDLMKIGGITGWLGVMGAAQAASMPVSSHLFIEASAHVLPVTPTCDWLEFMDFGSAVLASPCTLKDGCVSAQGPGLGMVWDEDAVARYRVD
- the queC gene encoding 7-cyano-7-deazaguanine synthase QueC — its product is MPHTRVLVLFSGGQDSATCLAWALDRYEHVETVGFDYGQRHRVELEVRLRFLDQLKARFPHWAVRLGTDHVLQLPTLGQLSDTALTADKAIEFEASGLPNTFVPGRNLLFFTYAAALAYRRGLSVLVGGMCETDYSGYPDCRDDTLKALQVALGLGLDTRLVIETPLMWIDKAATWRLAHELGGGALVHLVRDCTHTCYLGDHATRHDWGYGCGSCPACELRARGWAQFTTAGP
- a CDS encoding DUF6351 family protein, with the protein product MERSISGGRPARVAPGQLSAIFAAVLLASCGGGDGDDRGNENAERRAITAAVLSSTSADRVTGGDVLLKVQGDVPAGSSVRVNVNGSRVAASFAPDPTDGKPVGLVSGLANGANEIVLELVEDGRTEASGRTTLRVVNHPRTGPLFSGPQETPFVCETQTFRLYPDGPFLGPAKDASCSADTRVDYVYRTAAGTIAPLPAPNAVPADAATTTTTDGRTVPFVVRLETGTVNRAIYQTAVLHNPADGTTPSPAARSAGWNGKLVYTFGGGCTGGWYRQGSTTGGVLDANILQQGYAIASSSLNVFGNNCQDLTAAESMAMVKERFIEAYGRPRYTIGWGCSGGSYQQHQIADNYPGLLDGILPGCSFPEVGFATVYAITDMRLLGNYFLQTAPGTFSNEQQRQVAGIQNLETLYTDTVFNGAMRVAPGPFVPLDRATRTLGGTRTYCPTVLPEAQRYDPATHRTGARCDIYEHMENALGTDPATGFARRPLDNEGVQYGLAALNAGTITVDQFLQLNERIGGYDRDAGFQVQRTVADPLATRQAYQTGRLTSGGGGLKDVPIIDYRAYSDDNPVGDIHLRYHSFSMRERLIKANGDADNQVMLVEDFRYGYYSSTSPLLMRALAEMDKWLAAIQADQAGGSQHEKVVRNKPQTLQEGCNTRDATPQFIAEKQQPGSGQCAALYPAPPAPRATAGAPLAADVIKCTLKPVAITDYGVPFTAQQMQRLATVFPTGVCNWSVPGVEQQGLRGTWLTF
- a CDS encoding 3'-5' exonuclease; its protein translation is MPRTAVIDFETTGLSPTQGDRATEVAIVLMEGDRVVDRFQSLMNAGVRIPPFIEAYTGISNAMVAGAPRAEAVMAEAARFVGDTPLVAHNASFDRRFWQSELARAGCQARQPFACTLLLSRRLYPQAPSHKLGSLAAFHALPSSGRAHRALADAEVAAALLAQIRHDLRRQYGMAECRHELLVQVQGAPRKSLPAVVERYRQAG
- a CDS encoding TerC family protein, encoding METIAPLWLWATFTGIVLVSLFVDFVVLRKQGAHEIGVKEALNWSLVWVALSFVFNGLLWWAVKDSTGSNDLATEKSLEFLTGYLIEKSLAVDNIFVFLLIFTYFAVPPAYQKRVLMIGIIGAIVLRTVMILVGGWLLAQFHWILYVFGAFLILTGVKMWWAAGKEPALDENPALKLLRRVLPVSRGFDGEKFFTLENGKRIATPLFMVICMVAFTDVIFAVDSIPAIFAITSDPFIVLTSNIFAILGLRAMYFLLAAVAAKFHLLNYGLAVILVFIGTKMCLIDVYKIPVGVSLGVVVGILALTMWLSVRSAGGQPAER